The Mauremys reevesii isolate NIE-2019 linkage group 1, ASM1616193v1, whole genome shotgun sequence genome has a segment encoding these proteins:
- the LOC120404597 gene encoding G-protein coupled receptor 183-like isoform X1 has product MLPTVKGGTFPSLAMAFPPETPVVKMVTVTTAFTTPQTNSCDLYEHQNTARILLPVFYSFILILGVFGNGLALVVIFKNRKKINSTTLYSTNLVLSDILFTTALPTRIAYYALGFHWPFGETLCRLTALIFYINTYAGVNFMTCLSIDRFFAVVHPFRYNKIRRIKHAKYICIFVWFLVFSQTLPLLIQSMSNEERERTTCMEYPNFEKIPHLPWILLAACLIGYIIPLGIILFCYSQISCKLFQTAKENPLTEKSGINKKAINTIIFVIVVFVICFTPYHIAIIQHMIKKLQYNPLCSEQQTFQKSLHYTVFLMNFNCCMDPFIYFFACKGYKRRIMKILKRQVSISVSSAVRSAHEESSREMGETHMTILSKPSNGKL; this is encoded by the coding sequence agCTATGGCATTTCCTCCCGAAACACCAGTTGTGAAAATGGTCACCGTCACCACAGCTTTTACAACTCCTCAGACAAACTCCTGCGACCTGTATGAACATCAAAATACAGCAAGGATCTTACTGCCTGTGTTTTACAGCTTTATTTTAATTCTTGGTGTGTTTGGAAATGGACTTGCCCTCgttgtcatttttaaaaacagaaaaaaaatcaactctaCTACCCTCTATTCCACAAATCTTGTCCTCTCAGACATTCTTTTTACTACTGCCTTGCCTACACGAATAGCATACTATGCACTAGGATTTCATTGGCCATTTGGAGAAACACTTTGCAGACTAACTGCTCTCATATTTTATATCAACACATACGCAGGTGTAAACTTTATGACTTGCTTGAGTATTGACAGGTTTTTTGCCGTAGTCCACCCTTTTCGATACAACAAAATCAGAAGAATTAAACATGCCAAGTATATTTGTATATTTGTCTGGTTTCTTGTATTTAGCCAAACACTTCCATTGCTCATACAGTCCATGTCAAACGAGGAAAGAGAAAGGACTACATGCATGGAATATCCAAACTTTGAAAAAATTCCACATCTACCGTGGATACTTCTTGCTGCCTGTTTAATAGGGTACATCATTCCCCTTGGAATTATACTATTTTGTTATTCTCAAATTAGTTGCAAACTTTTTCAAACTGCTAAGGAAAACCCATTAACTGAAAAATCAGGGATAAACAAAAAGGCCATCAACACAATCATTTTTGTAATTGTCGTGTTTGTCATCTGTTTTACTCCTTATCACATTGCAATTATCCAACACATGATCAAGAAGCTTCAATATAATCCTTTGTGCAGTGAACAGCAAACCTTCCAGAAGTCCCTCCATTACACTGTGTTTCTGATGAATTTTAACTGCTGCATGGATCCTTTCATCTATTTCTTTGCATGTAAAGGATACAAGAGGAGgataatgaaaatactgaaacGTCAAGTTAGTATATCAGTTTCAAGTGCCGTCAGGTCAGCTCATGAAGAAAGCTCACGTGAGATGGGAGAAACACACATGACTATACTTTCAAAACCTTCAAATGGAAAGTTATAA
- the LOC120404597 gene encoding G-protein coupled receptor 183-like isoform X2 → MAFPPETPVVKMVTVTTAFTTPQTNSCDLYEHQNTARILLPVFYSFILILGVFGNGLALVVIFKNRKKINSTTLYSTNLVLSDILFTTALPTRIAYYALGFHWPFGETLCRLTALIFYINTYAGVNFMTCLSIDRFFAVVHPFRYNKIRRIKHAKYICIFVWFLVFSQTLPLLIQSMSNEERERTTCMEYPNFEKIPHLPWILLAACLIGYIIPLGIILFCYSQISCKLFQTAKENPLTEKSGINKKAINTIIFVIVVFVICFTPYHIAIIQHMIKKLQYNPLCSEQQTFQKSLHYTVFLMNFNCCMDPFIYFFACKGYKRRIMKILKRQVSISVSSAVRSAHEESSREMGETHMTILSKPSNGKL, encoded by the coding sequence ATGGCATTTCCTCCCGAAACACCAGTTGTGAAAATGGTCACCGTCACCACAGCTTTTACAACTCCTCAGACAAACTCCTGCGACCTGTATGAACATCAAAATACAGCAAGGATCTTACTGCCTGTGTTTTACAGCTTTATTTTAATTCTTGGTGTGTTTGGAAATGGACTTGCCCTCgttgtcatttttaaaaacagaaaaaaaatcaactctaCTACCCTCTATTCCACAAATCTTGTCCTCTCAGACATTCTTTTTACTACTGCCTTGCCTACACGAATAGCATACTATGCACTAGGATTTCATTGGCCATTTGGAGAAACACTTTGCAGACTAACTGCTCTCATATTTTATATCAACACATACGCAGGTGTAAACTTTATGACTTGCTTGAGTATTGACAGGTTTTTTGCCGTAGTCCACCCTTTTCGATACAACAAAATCAGAAGAATTAAACATGCCAAGTATATTTGTATATTTGTCTGGTTTCTTGTATTTAGCCAAACACTTCCATTGCTCATACAGTCCATGTCAAACGAGGAAAGAGAAAGGACTACATGCATGGAATATCCAAACTTTGAAAAAATTCCACATCTACCGTGGATACTTCTTGCTGCCTGTTTAATAGGGTACATCATTCCCCTTGGAATTATACTATTTTGTTATTCTCAAATTAGTTGCAAACTTTTTCAAACTGCTAAGGAAAACCCATTAACTGAAAAATCAGGGATAAACAAAAAGGCCATCAACACAATCATTTTTGTAATTGTCGTGTTTGTCATCTGTTTTACTCCTTATCACATTGCAATTATCCAACACATGATCAAGAAGCTTCAATATAATCCTTTGTGCAGTGAACAGCAAACCTTCCAGAAGTCCCTCCATTACACTGTGTTTCTGATGAATTTTAACTGCTGCATGGATCCTTTCATCTATTTCTTTGCATGTAAAGGATACAAGAGGAGgataatgaaaatactgaaacGTCAAGTTAGTATATCAGTTTCAAGTGCCGTCAGGTCAGCTCATGAAGAAAGCTCACGTGAGATGGGAGAAACACACATGACTATACTTTCAAAACCTTCAAATGGAAAGTTATAA